TGAGCTCGGACAGGGAGCCTGGCTGATGCAGCTAGGTCCCATCCAGGCTCAGCTGGCTTACCTTCAGACAGTTTGGCTGTCCTTACACACATCAAGGTAGACCctattaattttcttcagtgaagaCGGAGAGTGTCAGTCAAGAACTTGATCCCAACAGCTGGAATGTGTAGAAAAACTATTACAATAGGAATTGCAGCCACATTCAATGTTCCCTGCAGAGACATCTACCGGATAGAGCTAGTAGGGGTGGAAATCTCATTATCCGAGTTGCTTCAAATTGGACAAAACAAAACCCTAGAGAATGTGGAGAAGGAAGAGCCCCCACAAGTGAGGAGAGAGCCTGAGTGTGGCCTGATGCAAAAGAGTACACTGTCACCCGAGGTGGGGCCATACCTGTCCTCAGTAGTAGCCTTGCTCCTGACGTGGCTGGAGGTCAGATCCTGGAACTCAGGGCgtgctgcaggtgctgctgcatACGTTGCTGGTTCGCCGACCTAGTGTTGGCCAGAGATGTCCCTGCAGCAAGCTACAGGCTGCCTGGAATGCCTGGTGTGGGTGAGAGACTGGCCAATCTGAGAAACCCTGCGCCGTGAAGGCACGGTGTGGAGAAGAGCTCCTCTGGCAGGCcaaaggagaaggactgggacaCCCCATTTCTCACCACCTCACGTCACAGCTTCACGCAGGGCCAGAGGACACCTTCAAGGAGGGGAGAGCctgggggaagaaaagcaaaggtcCAGGGAACTGATaagtttctttcttctgcatcttCCCCCCTCCAGCACTCTTGGCAGCCAGAGGCGCTCCTCTGTCCTTGGAAAGAAGCCAGCTGCCTCTCCAGGCAACACAACAGAGAGAAGATATTAGGGGCCTGGAAACTAGGTTTGATAATTTAAGCTGGtcattttctgtgctttgcttAGAGAGAGCTGAACAGCTGGCTTTCCACAGGCTCAGCCGGGGTTTTTACCTTAAGACTAATTAGAACAGTTTCACTGGCAGTGCAAAAGCTGCGCTTTTTTAGGACTTGCTGAAAAGTTTAAGATGTGTCTTGGGTGTATTTTTGCAGTAGAAGCTAAATTTTACGACCacagttttttttccttcctgtaacAATAGTAACTCTACCTTTAGCATGGCCTCACTTTTCTAGTCAAGTCTGGTCCATCGCAGTTTTTAACTGGGCCCATCACAGGGATGTCTAAGTGCCTGGAGAACACATTAAagtgaggatatttttaatagtgaGGGTATTTAACCCCTGGCCTGGCTTACCAGAAGGTGATGAAGAGTCTCCACCTAAAGGCAGTATCCCTCCAAACCATACATACTGCTTCCATTCATGGGTTTGCAGTGTGGGTTAGGAGGAAAGAAGGTCTACGGGCTGTTATCAAGGTGGTTTGACCTCCTGTCTTCTGGAAAGACACTGAGTTTGGgtttcccttctctcttctgtTATGCTACACCAGGGCAGGTGCCTGGAATTACTGTGAACTGTATAGAACAATATTCTTCACTCACAGGTTCTGGCAGccagaagagggagaggagaaaatttTTTGGTACATATGACATGAACATCGCAGGCTATGGGATCTGACCCTTCAGGAAACCCTACCTGAAAGCAAAGGCTAGTACCTGATGCATTATCTATCCTCTCATGTGGTAATTACCTCTTGTCTCCCTAAATCACCTCAGCAGTTTCATTTGAAGAGGTTTCTTGAACCTCTTTATTTCCTGGcctaaaaaaaccctgtattttttGTAACGGACACAAATGGCTACTGCATTTCCCTCCAGAATGGATGGTATTTCAGGATGAGCAGGGAGCAGGGACCTCCCAGAACTGTTCTTATGTGGATGCTGCACTCACCGTCATGTAGCTTTGCCAGTTCAGATCAGCCAAGGTTCTCACCCCAAGCCATGAAAAGCAAGGCCATCCTGCCTGATGTTGCTTACATGGAAAATCCCCCCAGTTGAATCATCAGCTGTCTGGAGAGGCTGGACTGTATTTGCATAAAGGGTGCTGCTGACCtctcatttcaattttttttttttttttcatggctgttCTGCAGAGCCTGCTTGTTGGAGATCCTGAGAACATCAGGCTGAGCATAACACAAATTTCTTTCTATCTTTGCAGTTCACCTTTAACAGGGATGAGAACGAATCCCCTAACTGACTGAGCATCATCGGGCACCTGACAAGTCTTATGAACACTTTCAAGAGCCAGGCACAAGAGCTCAAGCACTTATTTATTGCTTTGATATTAAAAGCAGAGTCACAGATATTAAAAGCAGAGAGTCCCAGAGTACAGGGGAGATAGGATCATTTCTGTGTACAGCAATTGCCTAGCTTTGTGTCCTACATGGTGCTTCAgattacaacaacaaaaaaatccttttagagTCTGGGAGCTTTTCTGCAAAATCAACTGTGGAGTCAAAGCAATAGAAAAGCTTCCAGATTTCTCTATTCCAGACTGAAACAAGTTTGTAAATACTTCCAGAAATTGCCAACACGTCTGCAGGGCAATGTCTCTAATGTTCATCTCCCTGCTATGAAATGCAGAGCACCTTAACTTCTTCAGCCCTCCCCCAGTCATAACCAGCTACAAATCCTGCCCTTCAGGTGCTGGAATATCTCATCATGTGGTTGAGAAATACAAATCCACCCTGACAGAGCCATAGTCAGGCATATACATTGGCTGTGTTGCTGATATATTTGTACAAAGCGCTCCTAGCATGAAAACAACTTATAGTGACTCTAAGCACATAGCATTTTGGCACACTAACTTTTTGCCAGTATAGTTTATTCCAAAATTCCCACCCTTCCCCAAGAGAAACAAGTTGTATTGGCAGTAGCACTGTTTTGATGGTAACCCTGCATCTATCTGTACTAGGCAGCTTTGCAGGCACAACTCTTCTCCCCTGGCCAGCTAGTCTAAGTCATTTCCTTGCAAAGGGAAGAGATGAAACACACGGGCCACAGGGATGAGGGGCTCTGTGTGGGAGGCCGCAGGTTCTGGCAGCGCAGATGGGCAGCATGAGGTGCTGTCGCTACCAAGTAAGCTGGTACCATGGAGGCTGCATCAGGAGGAACCTGTCATCAGCAGAAGAGGAGTGCTGTAAATCAGCCAGTATCAGTTACTGGGACGTGGAGAGCTGATACTGCTCTGAAGGAAGGCTCCTGAGACCCACGTTTTCGCTGATGCAGTGGCTCAAAACACAAAGTGTGGAGGGACGGGAACATGCAGCACTGAGGAAGCAGGGGCATCATTTCAGTACAGCCTGTCTGCAACAGCTTTCACGTCCCCGGGGCAGACCCCAGTTGCACAGGTGTAGGCACACTGCACCCTGTGCTGAGTGCTCCTCTCCTGGCAGCAGTCTCAGTGGGCCCTTTAAAAATGGCTGTCAGCAGTTTGGGAGCTCATTGGCACCAGCTCACTGCCAGGAGCCAAAGCTACAGAGCAGGGGtgggaacaagctgcccaggggaAGTGCTGGATAGAAATAGAGGTGTTTGGTGACCTGGTGGATAGAGAAGAAAGAGTGCagatggagctggagaagtgCTTAAGGTGGGAACAAGCTGTATATAAAAGTGTTAGGAGGGTGAAATCTAGAAAAATTATGCTGGACTggagtaaaaaaaaccctattcccACTCCACCCAGGATCCTGAACCACAATTCAGAGTAAATGAAGGGCTTCATGTGCAGTGCTACTGAGAGAGCTCACCATGAAGCAGCAGCTCGGGCTCACCCACTGCTGTCTCCAGGGCAGGGCTCACAGCCCCGCGGAGGTTAAGGCAGTGGCCCCAGACTCAGTAGCCCGGCACTGCGAAGAGTTAGATGTGGCATCAGGTATATACCACCCAACGCTGAACAGAAAGTGTCTCAGTACTTAGTGAAGGGAGAGAAATTTCAATGAGTCTGGgaaggactggggggggggggggctaatGTTGGTAGTCCAGAAAGGCTGGTGCTGGGCACTACCTTCCACAGCAGTGCCCCCGaaaggcaggggtgggggtgaAGGGAAGCCTTGAGCTGTGGGAGGTGTCAGATGAAGGTACACAATGCTACCACAGGCCAGAACTTGCCTGAGCCGGAGGGTGCCTATGCACGGCTTGGGCAGCCCCCCCAGACtgtcctccctgccccagggagcgCCGGAGCTTTGGAGCTGTTGGTAGTTTCAGGCTCTGGTGCAGTGGAGACTCTGCCAGCCCTCCTCACCCAGCAGAGTTTGTTAGCAGAGGCAGGGCCCCTCAAGGCAAGCTGTGTCCGGAAAAGTAAAGCCCCCATCTGCATTCCCCACGGTCCTGAGCCTATCAAAGCCCATTAGAGTTTGGCCTTTGACGCAAGTATGAAATAACTTTCCCTGCAGGGAAGAAATCGCCAAGCCTCTGTTCAGTCCCCCTTTCTTCTACCTTTGATGGGAGGAATCGCTGCTGCCTGTAACGACAGCCACCCCACATTAGCAGaaaggtgggtgctggggggcaagAGGGGAATGAGGGGAACAAAACCTTCACTAGGCCAAAATCAGTGTGAAACACTAGTTGCTAGATATTCTATGAGCCTAGCTTTGTCAGGCAACTAAAATCAAGTTAATCTAAGGAATAAAGTTAATGTAGGGAAGGCAGAAGTTATTTTGTTATCTTTATACTTGCTAGGATCCTGGGTCTGGGCAGTGGCCAGCTCTCCCTTCCGCGGTACAGGGCTGAGAAGCCCAGAGACTGCTCTGCTTTATCTCCAAGCTGCTCATCGCAATGTCTGCAGAGCAGTAACAAGACACTTGATTGACCCAAATATATCAGCGATCACAGTTTCAGGAATGCTTAACATGCTGTAAATTGAACAGCACATCAGCCTGATGTTTAACCCTCTACCGATCGTCTGGTATGTAAAATATTCCAGTTTGTAAACAGGACTATAAGCCAGCGGGATGGCTCAGCAAAACTCTGGCTTGTTCTCCTTCCAAACAGTGAAGTTAGGAGGCTGAGTGTTTGGGGGAGATGCTGTTTTCCCAGCTATTTATTTAAGGTTGCAGTCCCAGTACAGCTTGTTGATTAACTGCTTAGCTTACAAGAGGCAAGCTGTAATTGAAATTAATGTCATGCAGAACTTGGGGCTTATATTCACCTTAATAACGGTAAGTGTAGTGTCGTTATCCATGGCAATGGTACTTCTCCAGGGGAACTTCCCAGTGTAGGCACTGGGTGCTGGCTGCTCACTATAAGCATAATTTACcttgaaagaaatgcaaataattcaCTTAAATCGAAATACATGTCCAGCCTATGTACGGAATAAAAGACATGTTCTGCTTTCAGTCCTTTTCCAACAAGCTGTGGGTTTTCTTCAAGCTATTTCAGGCCAGAAAGCGGCAGAGAACAGAGGCAATTCCGTGCCATTTCTTTGGTAAAAATATTCAGCCTACCGCTGGATAAAAGCCTCCTGCTCAGTGTACTGGCACTGTTTAACTTAGAGGCCGCTGAGAACTGTAGCAGCCGCAGCTCCAAACCGCACCCCTGGAGCTGACTGGGCTGCCCCTGGGGCTTCCAGGGGAGAAGGTGTCACCCATCATCTGGCAGGGAGGCTccagggcgggggcagcgcgACACCCGAGGTCGGGGGTGTCAGGGGAACCGTTACAGCGTGTGATGCGTTTGGGGGGAGCCGGGATGGGGgctatttctcattatttcagcAAGTCCCTGTGCGCCCGAGGGACCCAACCCCACTGGCAGTTACTAAGAGTTACAACACTCGCAATTAGACGCGAGGCCTTGCTGGAAAAGGCATCGCCCCCAACTTTTGAGGGGCGCAGGCTGTCACCGCCGCGCCCTGCCGAGACCCCCCCAcccgggagggcgggacgggggAGCCCTTCACCTCCCAAGGGCGCCCTGCGGGGCAGTGTCCTGGGCCCGGGCtccggggggaggcggggggaggaCTGGGGTGCCGGGCTCGGGCTGCCCGCCCCGTcctgccggggccgccgcctgCAGCGCGGCGCCGTGGCCGGCGGGAGGAGCCGGTGCGGCGGGTCCGGCGGTTCCCGGCGGTGCCCGGGGAGgaggcgctgccccccccccccctctcccctccctccctccctcccgcctggGTTCGGGGGCAGCTGGGGCCGCGCCCCGGGAAAACCCCGCCGGCCGCccgcgctgcggggccggggaCAGCGCGGCGGCGCCTCGCAGCTTCCCCGGGAAAGCTGCGGAGTCCTGCTGGAAAGGGAAATCTGGGGAAAAAGACAGGGGATTCAGCTTCTGCTTTGTTGGGtgggttggtggtttgtttttttgtttttttttaaacttgttaaGGTGGATCAGGAGAGTCTGAATGTTCTTAACCAAATCCTGGGGAAGAGAGAATTCCCTTTGTTcttctattaaaagaaaataaatcgcATTTCATCCAACCCGGAGGACTGTGGTGTGGTTGGAAAACTGGGAGTTGTGGTATCTCAagagagcagcagagctgagaaggtgagaaggagaaagggttttttctttttgcgCTGTTTAAGATTCTGTACGTATGTGGTGGGTTTGCTTCGCTGATCCAACTCCACTGAGTACTGTGGGGAACAGCCCCGGCACGGGCTGAAGCAAGGAGAGGGGCTTCATCTGTCTCGGCTCACAAACGTGTTCATCCCAAGAGAGGTTTTCAGTAAAACACAGAAAGAGCAGAGCTGAGCTTCCTTGCCTTGGGGGGGCTGGGAACTCGAAACGGGGGCACAGAGCGAGCAGTAGCTGCTTTTGTCATGCTCCGGCGCAGCCCCTGAAGCCCTCCGAGGGACGGGGCGGGCTGGCGGCCCCTCGGGCAGGAAACCCCCGGGGCGGGACCGGGACCGGCCGCCGGCCTTCCAACTTCCCCTCGGGGCGGGGGAAGTGCCGGGACAAGCTGGGCCACGccgggacaccccgggggggggagcgcgccgccccccccgggtgCGAGGAGGCGAACGGCGAGGAGGGCCCCCCCCCGGCTGGCCCCCGCGGGGGGCGGTGATGCTCCGGGGGATCTCACGACCGCGCCTCGCCCACGGCCCGGCGGGGACCCTCGGCATCGCTCCGGGGGCGGGCACCGGCGTCTGCCCGGGCGCGCACCCCCGGGGGCAGAGCGTGTGGGGGTGCCGGTCCGCCGGGCACCGGCtcggggggcggccccgccagCGTGCGCGCCGCCCGCCCCTGCCCCTCCCTCGGCGTGCGGGCTCCCCTGTGCCGCctgcggcgcggggggcggccccaGCCGCTCTCCCTTCCCGCGGGCGGCCCCCCCGCCACCCGCCGGGGGCCCCGCCGCGGGTGGGCCCCACCGCCGCCGAGGCGGGGCATCGCCGCTTTAAGCGGCGGTCggtgccgggccgggccgtgccggggcggTCCGGgcgcgccgccccgcggccccaCGTGGTGCGGTGCCGGTGctccgggcgggcggggcggggcggggcggggcgggcgcacacggcgcggggctgcggcggggctcggcgggacCGCCCGCTCCTGCTGCCGCtccggggcggccgggccgggccggcgccaTGCGCCAGCGCCGCGCCCAGCGGCCGAGCGGCGGGGCTgcaccgccgccgcctccgcctcctcctcctcctcccgcggcAGCGGCGTGAAGCGGCGGGAGGATGCAGCGGGCGAggcgggccgcgccggggccgctgcccgtgctggggctgctgctgctgggcgcCCTGCCGGGGCTCTGGACGGTGCTGctgcggcgggaggcggcggcgcggcgggagcccgAGCCCGAGCCGCGCCCGGCCGCGGGTTCGCCCCcggggcgctggggctggggccgctccccggcggcgcggggcgagcCCGGCGGCGGGCAGAAAACTTTCCGGGCGCTGTTGGCGGTGCCGGCGGCGGgccgggaggagcggggcggcggaGGGCGAACCTCCGcctcggcgccgccgcccgccggtgGCTCCCCCCCGGTGGAGCGGGGCATCTTCTGGAGccgggagctggaggagcaggtGCCGCCGGGCTTcgcggcggaggaggcggcggcgtgGCTGgcggccgcccgcgccgcccgggtGTCCTCGCTGGAgcggggcggctgcgggcgcAGCTCCAACCGCCTGGCGCGGCTGTCGGACGGGAGCCGCGCCTGCGTCCGCTACGGCATCAACCCGGAGCAGATCCAGGGCGAGGCGCTCTCGTACCACCTGGCCGGGGTGCTGGGCATGCAGGAGCGGCTGCCGCCCATGGCCCTCGCCCTGGTGGAGGCCCGCGGGCGGCAGTGGGAGCCGGTGCGGGACGAGCTGCGCGGCTCGCACTGGGCCGAGGGCGCCGTGGTCAGCCTGACGCGCTGGGTGGACAACCTGACGGCCGTGGTGGCCCCCGCGCCCTGGGGCGCCGAGCCGggcgccgggcggcggctgc
Above is a genomic segment from Athene noctua chromosome 6, bAthNoc1.hap1.1, whole genome shotgun sequence containing:
- the FJX1 gene encoding four-jointed box protein 1 isoform X1; translation: MQRARRAAPGPLPVLGLLLLGALPGLWTVLLRREAAARREPEPEPRPAAGSPPGRWGWGRSPAARGEPGGGQKTFRALLAVPAAGREERGGGGRTSASAPPPAGGSPPVERGIFWSRELEEQVPPGFAAEEAAAWLAAARAARVSSLERGGCGRSSNRLARLSDGSRACVRYGINPEQIQGEALSYHLAGVLGMQERLPPMALALVEARGRQWEPVRDELRGSHWAEGAVVSLTRWVDNLTAVVAPAPWGAEPGAGRRLQPLSAGELGGLPPAQLVELVQWSDLILFDYLTANFDRLVSNLFSLQWDPRVMRRATSNLLRAPDGGLVFLDNEAGLVHGYRLLAMWDPYNEPLLRSVCVFREGTARRVAELHRRRSAAAELRRRYRAREPLWARLGFLSERQAELLQARVDFVHRHIAHCRAQAAAL
- the FJX1 gene encoding four-jointed box protein 1 isoform X2, translating into MQRARRAAPGPLPVLGLLLLGALPGLWTPEPRPAAGSPPGRWGWGRSPAARGEPGGGQKTFRALLAVPAAGREERGGGGRTSASAPPPAGGSPPVERGIFWSRELEEQVPPGFAAEEAAAWLAAARAARVSSLERGGCGRSSNRLARLSDGSRACVRYGINPEQIQGEALSYHLAGVLGMQERLPPMALALVEARGRQWEPVRDELRGSHWAEGAVVSLTRWVDNLTAVVAPAPWGAEPGAGRRLQPLSAGELGGLPPAQLVELVQWSDLILFDYLTANFDRLVSNLFSLQWDPRVMRRATSNLLRAPDGGLVFLDNEAGLVHGYRLLAMWDPYNEPLLRSVCVFREGTARRVAELHRRRSAAAELRRRYRAREPLWARLGFLSERQAELLQARVDFVHRHIAHCRAQAAAL